The stretch of DNA CCATGTAAAAAATCCTTAAAGCGgttatctaatttatttttcacaactATTTTTGGAAACATTGTTAGATTTCTTggatttaaatttagtatataatattcaggaagtaataaattaaaatataattttatatataaaaatataatatttttaaaagtaataaaaatagattcatATTTTTAGGTCtatcacatttttataattaaaacaattttagtatataaatatacctatattcaCATGTATACATGtacttattaatgtttaaatcgACTGCTTAAAACGTTAGGCACTttccaaatttaataatattaaaagtttaacaaAATACACTAAAAGATTAATAGTGTTGTTtcacttttttaatattgattaattcaAAACTCAGTTACTAATGGtcttgtttttgtaataatttcttAGTAACCTTTGCAAGTAAAAGTCCGTtccatttgatattttatataacctcTCTTTGTAGGGAATATCGTTGTCACCTGGCTCGTAAACATCGTCTGAGTTGTCAATAAATCGtcttaaaactttttgaaagtAATTTTGAGTTTGCACGATCACATAGTAGCAGAGCACTTGCATGCCGTTTTCATTATACACTCGCCATTGCAAGAAGCCGCGTTGATTCTGAAATTAAGaagataattcaattaattttaaagacatagcaatcttatttttcattttgtttgtcTTTTTCTATAGCTTAAAGACCAAATACAAATACACTATAGTCTATACaaacattttactaatttttttaacccTTAATCGGGCACTGTGAACTATTTTCCCACCttctaaagatatttttaaaatagcaacTTTTTAGGTTGTAattttagacaaaaataatcttagatACATTAtagataaaacattttatcatttttaaaaatatatatatgattttatatacacTGATATCCAACTTGAGtcatggaaaaaatatatttagttctgCACGATTAAGGGTtaagaaatatcaattaataatttgagCTTATAGCCCATCTTCGTATCGCAAACATATCAAAATAAGCGACACGAGGCAAATTTACAGACGGcaaaaaaattctaattacCTTGAGCGTTTCGAGTGATGtaaaaaaatttgaagtttaaaaatacacatcatatttttttacaaactctaaatatacgaaataataaatgtacatatcTAATTAAAATGCAGCATGTTCGAAgtcttattaaaaaacataactttaaatttatgtcTTCTTACTCCTAATGAAGTAATCTTTGCTATTATAAAACTAGAAACATAATAATTCTAATGTCAGATTTACGTTTGAAGTTATTATAGTGCAGATCTCCCTTCCAACAAAAGCGATCCCCAGGCAGCTTCATCATTTAACCTAGTAGTACCAATATACACCATTAGAGAGCTATATACTCAACACTTTTAGCATTGTGGTTCCTCTTATAAATGTGAACGTTATCAATGCAAGTTGAGATGGCTCAGCGACTAGAACTTGTAAATCTTAGAAGacggcgggttcaaacccaggtaccAATGAATTGTCCGTGAAAGAAAGTTTCGTGTGAGTACATGGATGAAGGTATATGAAAATCTACAAAATAACATTAGAGCGGTgtgaaaagatttttttctctaaaagtaatattcaaaaataaggcgtaaaattaaattaaattttattttaaaaaaggcttTCAAAAACAGGGATCATTGTGACAATATACATTTCGGGCATAAGTGGACCCATAAAgagtcaatataaaatattaacttcgCAACATTGTAACAGAAACAAGTTCCTAATCCTGTAATATCTTTATCCTTAACGATTACCCAAAAGTGaggtttacataaaaaaaaacaaaaaacgataATAAATGAGCAATAACGTTTTTATTGAATGAGAATATTTTTCAGAAcaagctttataaataaaataaaataataaaaataaaataatcattgtaatattatatgataatcaaCACGAATTTGCGATTTAAAATGTTCAAGTAATATTCATATGACTTGTGTTAGAATGATAGAGCTTACGATGATATTCATTTTCGTAATCGAAATAAGAAATAGCACAAAATAAACTTGGTTGTACGCCCGACGGGGTTGATGCAACCCGCTTATCACATTTTGTACTGACGTTTGTCGGTTAAAATCGGTAAACGCGGGACTACATCggtacatataatattgttggGTTCCGATTTGAttagcaaaaatataataattattataattgatattgtatttCTTCTTTTCACCACTGCTGTAAcacattcataaatttaaaattgaataaaataaacattttaaaatataataaggatGTGGAGTTTGGTTATTACGAGCTACTTGATGAATAATTGACGGTTTAGCCGCaaaatacattatgtatttttCATGTGCTCTACGCCACgcatcaaaataatttactcaTAAAGAAATGTAATTGAAACATCAAATTTTATACTTTCTTCCAGtagccttttacaagcactagAATGTTAATTTACCACTAGTTCAATACACGgcggtattatttttatattaaatacatattgacctggatttatatatgtaattcaaCTTTTAGTCTTCTGTAGGtactaaatatatgtttttgcgttcagttaaactttatttattaataggagAAAGATTagaagaattattataataattaattatcagaataattcttttttaaatcaaatgataatgccaatgaattattatttgattaaataaataaaaaacgtgaGCAATCTCACGTCGCCAGAATCTTCAGTCAACAATATAATGACCTTCGTTTAAGTATACCACTATGAGTTCAAGGGTTTTTGCTTTTAACACAGTAATGTTTGATTACTATAAAACTGAAGTCAATATTGAATAACTTCTACTACTGTTGTATCTTCGACTTCATATCATATGAAAATACCTATGTTTTGGATGAACCTGTacacgatataaatatataaaccgaACAaaggtacatatatattttttaaatattcaaagaatCATGCATCTTACAACCAAAATACAATTCCAATGCAAACGTCATCCTCACataagcaataaaatatatgtagatatactTCACACTACTCTCAGTGCCCGTACTGGCAAACTATAAAAAAGGAAggatttaaaaagaatatttaaataagatgctTCTTTTCTCTGCCTAGATAATGACAGTCAGTCAGGacattgtttttataagatTACAAGCAGCGTCTCACGGTTTCAAGcagcttaaatttaaataaaacaagtagATATACGCATGCCTTGCCAGATTATCATATTGATTGACAGTTGCTTCGCGTTTCTTATTATGATACTACAAGGCTAGTTACAATAGATTTATAATCTTCCTATATCTAACACGTGGATATTTTCTTGTTTCGAGTTGCATATGCGTAGTTTCTGAGCATAGCGTATTCAATCATGTGAAATCTGCAGCTATCTCTGTAATAGGCTgcagtatttatttgtatattacatCTAATCTAAATAATGTTAGAAATATCTGAAAACAACTTCGtcgtttaatttgttatttcgcGAGCTACATAGCCTAGAAATGGATATAGAGGTATATCAATTAAAGTGATGGATGAATGGACTTTAAATAGACGCGGATCGCAGACGACTTATATATCATGTCttattatttgcatttatattattattttattcttttatattttatttattcttcacGTAACATAAACTATAAACTattcaaattctttttttttcatattattattctatctTTCGACTTACCAAAGCCATATTAGTTGGTACCGACATGACGCTGGTGAAGGAAGTAACAGCATCCGTCTGTACCGGACACATTACCGTTTCACATGGTTCtgcaaataatattacttttattatactttttttttaaattttgcttactttttattttattcagatctttataaatatatattacgttcCAGTCTGATATCATTCTacgaaaaaaaatttgaaagaaGAGGTAATACCAAACCTATATTTAGTTAtcttaaagtaaaacaaaatagatGACTAAGTTGGCAACAGCCTCGCAAACAATCAAACTTCGCCAAAGACgtgaattgaaattatttaaaacttaaaaactgtTGAAGCTTGTCCAATGTTCAGATTTGAATCCGCAAGCAATTATTATCACATATCTAATTATATGCTCTCTACAAGATTATCATTGAggttattatcaattaaaagtataaatataaaatgcagcaaaataaaatacctaaaaatGATATtggttgtttttattactttcgttAAATTTTCCATTAAGCACAATTTCGATTCGACCACCTTGGTAACCAGTTTTTAAATATGGCATAACCTTATAACATTGACATGTTGGTATTACGACACAAAATTATTCGTATCTGCCAATTTTTCAATTACAACTTTTTTTCCAGAAACAgtttcaaataattatgttgGTAGTTTTGACATCGTTAAAGGATTTTCAAATCATAGAAGTTCATTGAAAACTTACTTtacttattgtaatttaaaatacaaaattaataagcattctatttatgaataattacgATGATaacagtatttataaattttagagTATTTTTAATCAAGCGTTTATTGTCCAGAAGAAAATCATTTATCGGACATTACTGATTATTACTATCAATCTATAGTTTTTAGTATTATGTTCTTAGttcttaatattatgaaaaaaaaaagaatcatttcgctttaaaatttaaatttcaaaatatattaatgtcaaAAATACCATCTTATTTTGTGTACCtcaatttcaaattcatttacataatttgtttagtcttatatgcgaaaacattatatttttttaaatatcaaataatttaaccTGACCTAGACTTCGAGATTTGCAGCATTTGTATGCGTATATTTgcttaataagtatatattaaaatgataatataccTGGAGTCACTGGCGTTCTGGCgtgaatgaaatttatatttattgtgacATCTTGGTCCAGTTGTCGCGATACAAAATCTAAAACAGAACatgttatataagttatttagaAACACAGTAGCTCTATACTACTTTATGTGAATTGTAAAGAAGTGAAATACATAGTAACAAGTAACTTGCATAAAATTAGCATAGCAGTGCTTCtactttgtaatttttcttaatataagaTAATCTTCATGTCACAGATGCCGTAAGAGTTAGCCTTTGTTTTCCGTTACTACTACTTACCATAccttttatgttgtttttttttttaattaagtaattatgcAAATGAATTACTAGTTTCAAATAGTCTAAACACATGTTTTTGAAGCTTATAACGTTTCAGTCGGTATtagtaagaaaattataaagatcataaaacaattaaacCGACTCCAAAATTAGATACAGTCAGATAACTTAGATTAAAATGATCATCTAAATACGgcttttagttttcgagaaattcatggtcaaacatacaaacatacacttacgaaattgAGCATACGTACTTGGAAGCCTAAATGCATCATAATactcaaatatcaataaattctaacaatgttacatatattCATGTCAAACTGATTCatttttttagaagtcggttaaaaatatatcgttcatTCATGAATGAAATATTCTCACAACTGTATACGGTTATCACAGGAATAAACCATAACAACTGAAGAACATccttttaaatcaaaaatattaagattaataatgaaatagataactcattaaaattattattaaataactagcCACCAATATTTAGTGACattttaggaaaaaaaaaacgagctaGCTAGTCTAAGCTCAgaattgtaaaacaaattttggtattccaatatattatttagcaaCAAGTTCCTAAGAAATTTGTATGTTAATTAGTTggctaaattttaaaataaataaatgtaaaatctttaagaataattgaattattactcTTTAACGTTGGTTTTGCTTTTGATTCACAGTTTAAATGACTTGCTATAAAAAGCGTCATTTTCgatgattaataatacaaatcaaattaacaaaattcCGATAAACGGATGTTGATAAAACAACATGAATGACCGAATATAATTAACGAtagatctatttataaaatgaataattaaaaattgtcataATGCTTTCGTAAAATCCAAAGAGATTAGGTACAGGTACGTATGTACCTACTTGCAATTATAGATACTAGTCAGAGAcaacattcataaatatttaaatagtgatTTTGGATTGCCAGGATTCGGtgtttttacaacaacaacagcctgtaaatttccccctgCTATCAtgcctatccctttgaggagaaggttcggaacatattccaccacgctgttccaatgtgggttggaaTATGTGTCAAAatgtctataaaattagacccatgattcctcacaatattttccttcaccggcgagcatgagatgaattataagtacaaattaaaacatgaatattcagtggtggcttgcctgggtttaaaactgcgatcatcggttaagatgcacactttctaaccactaggccatctagGCTTGTCGGTGTATTTATGTCTTCTAAATAACCaactatatacaatattatgtccGTTCAGACGTAACActatgtattgtaataaataccagtgttatatttaatacctACATTGATGTGTCTTTTAGTggtgcaacaacaacaacaacagcctgtaaattcccactgctgggctaaagacctcctctccctttgaagagaaggcttggaacatattccaccaagctgttccaatgcggcttggtggaatacacatgtagcagaatttctatgaaatttatcacatgcaggtttcctcacgatgttttccttcacagctgagcacgagatgaattataaagacaaattaagcacataaatcagcggtgcttgcctgggtttgaacccgcaatcttcggttaagatgcacgcgtttagTGGTGCGTAGATTTAAAATTCAAGGTGTTCCAATCTCAATTTTAATAGTACCTAACattgtacaattattattttttgttttgaattaatcTAAGAAAGAATATGTTTTACTACTCATAAATATATAGATGGACaaattcaaaccaaaacacaacaacaaaaaataataaattttcttatgTGCTCGTATTagatagatataaatgaaatcacaaaaatattaagaatatttttcgtTTATCATTTCGtttgtcaatttattttattttgattatatcttaataaaacaaacagctAATAGCACTTTCCATtatcacaattttaattaataataacaaaaaataccatTGCAATCGATAAGTAACGAGTCATTTTGATCGTTGTTGTAGATAAAATTTAACAACAGTCATGATAAATTTAAGAATGAATATTGTCGGATtcctgttattttattaaatacgaatgtatttatattcttataaactGAAAGTGTTATTATGTTgtattaaaaacatgaaaatttcAAACAGGACGTTCCTACTGATACTCGTAGGTACTACGTTATAATCCATCATactacttacattaaaatatattgtatgtactaTTATAAAGTTTGAGGAAaacctacatatatatctacTTTGTTTTTTCGAACagtatttttacttatatttatatagttttcatTGATAACCATGAAATATATTGATAGTGATTGTTAGTGtcattcacaaaaaatatacttattaagcaaaatatatatttaattttggacTCACATCGGCTGTGAgtccaaaattaaatatatattttcggaAAAACTGTCTCAGGTGGATTCCACATCCCTGCACAACTTGCACTGATTATTTAGGGGATGTAACCTTTTTGTATTGTATAGTTACCAAACGAATGGGAAGGCCCACCTAATGAAAAAAGACCACCACCATCCTTGGACATCTATAACACtgcaaaatatgtattatattcatttctCGGGTACCCTTCCCAAGTCTAGGCGAAAGTTGATTCCACAGAATATTTATACACAGTAgaaaataccttaaaaatagatattttggtTAGTTTCGGATGCCTTGGGGGGGGTGGTGTGGTAGTTGTTGTAATGTaacaggtgagcctcctgctcggttgccacaacaataaaaaaaaaattaaaaacttctcAGGCCAGCCAATAcgctttttcaatatttatttgtataaaatattaaaaatgaattatttgtgtattattcgaattttatataattaataccttTTATGTGTGTAAACTTACTTTTCTACGTTTAAggaaaaaaatgttaacaacAGCGTGACACAaaataggttaggttaggataGATGAGCTTAATAACGTTGAAAATCAGAAAAAGGGAAATAAACTaggataaatatgtataatagaaaaaatatatttgttggaaACTGATAAGGTACGCAAAATAATTCGGAACCTTAATCGGACGTAATGACGAAAAATATCAGgatgtaggtactaaaaataattaaatacctactttaattgattgattaataattGGTAGTTGCGTCACGCAATCGGATAAACAAGACTTTTTGGttcatatcaattaaaattattgattgttACTAAATGACTTTAAATTGTAAGATTCGCGTCTTGttcctaaatatattttgaatccATTTTGCTGTTGAAAAACTTGGACCTTGTGGAAGTAATgtaaaaagcttcattaaaactATAACACATCTTATTGCTTCTACTGGTGAAGGCGAGCTAGTTTGTTATTAGCCCAGGGGATTGGAATTGCGATGAAATGGGAAATACTGCAAGCATTtttaccaccattccacgcgattatgatttatacagtaactatttttaattcatgtttgtatttatttaaggatTTCACTTGTATGtgaataattcttatgtaaatttaagTAGGTAATCATACCTTTCTACGTAATTAAAATGTCCTAATGTAATATCTTTTAAGAAACGAATGATTAATTTTGATTAGTGATATGAAGTAGTCGTTGCAATTCATATCTATCACATTTTctgatacaattaaaaaattatcgtATCTGGCacgtacaatatttttgtgaataatacttagttatcaaacaaaaaaaaggaaattggATGATAGAGGATAAAAAAGTGAGTGTCTATTTATAAATGGGTAATACGTATTTTGCAAGACTCTTTTGGTTAAAAATGCAGAACTTACGTGTCTATTTATAAATGGGTAATGCATATTTTGCATGACTCTTTtggttaaaaatgtctgtattTTACTTACCAGCATAGAATTCAACATTTACTGGAATTTCCTCTCCTAATGTCACATAACATGGTAGCCTCAGGCCACATCCTTCGATGTTTACACTTTGTAAATCGTAAGCCGACCCTGAAACAAGTTTATTgtcattatttcaataattgtcaGGGTTTTACAAATAGTATATTGTTGTGTAACCACATATGTAGTGGTTAATAAACAGCTATTAAATATTGTGCACAGGTAGTACGTCATTTTTTACTGCAGTTATAAAGGTATTTGATATATAGGACTATAACTTATAACCtacttatatgaatatttaattggccgtatgtatgtacgtatacatttacatatgtatGCACAGGAAATATAATctcaagtatatatgtatgtataattctaCTATTTAATCTGAAGGAAAGATTATGTAGGCAGTTtatgcaattaattataaatataaatagtaataagtaggcattttgaattaaattaaagttgttAACGAGAACTTTAAACTTTAGCTCCCAAAAGTGCGTAAGTAGGTATAATTCtaagtataaaaaatctaataagtTTAATTGTGATTGTAAACCtcaaattttaatgtatctATGGGCAATTAAGGAGTTACCTACTTCgtactttgtttattatatcaACAACCACTAAAAATACTGcactaaataattcaaattttgtgTGCAGTAAATGCATcaaaattacatacatgtacatTAAATTTATGCATATAAACTAGTATATGTTATCTTATTTTATCAGTTAAGAAGCATTAAATAGTATTAGTAATGGGCGGTACCGCATATTTTTAcctattatcataattaatattcttaactTCATAATACGTGGAGTCATTCAATTCTAGAAACTTCAAGAATATCGAAATTCTATTCGTGGAAAAAGAAAGTTTTTTATGCTTATCGTTAATTCAAGGTATTTGTAATTACATGAATTAACTCCGAATGCggttttgcttttaaattatatttttttcttaatttagaaAACTCCGTGTTACAAGCAATacagttgtataaaaatatacggattctattaataatcatttcagAATAATGTTTAGGTTTTATATGGGTATACAAAAGTTTAATTTGTCCTCCATTgtggttcaagcttgcttcagaCTTTCGGTTTAGTGGTTGAACTGTCATTGAGTGAATTTGTCCCCTTCGACATTGACcctttaaagttttaattcttGCAACGTTTAAAATTGTCCACGTTTATTCAACTAGGATTTTTGTTATCAATGGAAGACATTAGCAGACAGATAAACTATAATTTTGCGACGACGATGGTATTCGGTGGTACAGATTTTTCGTTGTTGAATACATAAGACCTTCTTCTTACAACTGTTTCACTACGAAAAACGTAACCATGTTTTCCTGTTTGTTaagaatattatcatattataagcCTAATATTACTAGCTAGTTACTAAGTTATATTACTAGCATGACAGTTTAAGTTCGCGATATCCCAAACGATTGTATGtacttttttatagtatagttaGGCGTAGGTCACCAccgcatatatatttatatatatttataccgtATACGATAGCTTCATTcaacacaataattattaagagTTTGATTCGTGATTATTAGCCCGTACTCCCCACCCAGACCGGTTTGCACAAAGCTGTACCGTCTAgatataaaatagatacaatGATTGAACCTTACAATATAGGCACATGATACTGCAAAGTTTTCTGTAGGCCTACAATTTGTTTCATTATATGTCGTAAGATTTACCCAGCTTTAGCAGAAGACTTACCGTCATAGTGCAgccattttttacaaaatattaacaaatcatTTAGTCAAAATCAAAAGTATCCTCCCTTATATACATAggatttattcataaaaagatttattggtACATATGCAACAAGATGTACCGCAAAGCTCTTTCGTAATTCTCATAAGCTATGATTAATGGGACCGATTAAAACGGGATTATAATATGTGCCATAAGCtttatcaattgttttttattatcatgttttacgtttttgtttttcaaagtattattttatgtattatttcaacGCGAAAACTATTTTTTAGTCAAGAATAAAATTTGCATATAAATGAATGCTTTATATACACAGAAAACGACGTGAAATTCCTAGTCTGGATTtaacaaaaatcaatatttatacttatctTAAACCTTTTTAGAGTCtgctaataatattacaatcaaaCCCAATATAAAGAAAggtaaacaaaatttttaaactcaaataTAAATCACGGCTACTTATCAGTAGCTATAAAGTGTATTCATAATGCCCAGTTATCAGAAGTTAATTGTCAATATAAAGTATTGGTTTATGACCcttcaaatatttgatttataaatatttagatataaatagaGAGATTACGCATTTGTTTTGTTATCTTTATGACATTAGATCTACTATATCTAATAAACTCGGAGGTTtgagatatataaatatgtctaattgatttttaataatgttacttaGAGCCTTTGTTTGTATACAAACAAATGATATTAGTTATGCAAAAACAAGCGTATTAAAAGGATTATTTTGTATCGGTGTACATTTATCCGCTTAAGATATATACTCAGTTTAAAGTTATTCCCTATCTTAACATCCGGCAGGTCTTAAGTTTtcgaaaaataatcattttcgtGACTAGATTGTTCGTGCATGCAAATCAAAGACTTTTTTATCGCGTTTTTATGACAAATGAACTTCAAAGTAGGTTATCGAAAATTGATAGGTATAGtacaatttgaatttgaaagtacacatttaaatataaatcacgaTAGTATCTTCATCTTTTCTTTGTTCTATTCGATAATCCTTGTGTACGTGCAACTGCTATAGAAATAAGAATCTAATAACAACGTCTGGAGTCggtcctttttttttaattcagataatatattttttaatatttttcgaaatGTAGGCAGTTACGGTATGTCCCATAAATAAACCAAAAAGTTAAAGTTaagtaatgattattattatttacgataaAGTTTTCAATGAGACAAGAGTCATTCTTTCGTCCTTAAATTGTTTTAGCAACATAATATAGTCAGATCTGTTCATATTAGCAAATTAGCCAAAGGTCAAGAAGGGCTCATTGGGATACGTTACTCTCATGTGTCTACCACAAACAggggttttattttttgtcatctTTTTTcgcaaaacaaaaaagaaatttctATCTTTATAATAACGTAAAGATAAACGTCGTTAAAGAGCCTCCCTTATGAActatagaaaattttaagaggtatttaaagtaattacgaaacatttttttgtgAATAGAAGCAgttccaaaataatattagctTTCAGTCCATTGCTTGGTCTAATTAGCATAGgcatatagcataaaaaatatcacatctaaacaaataaaaccGAAGATATAATTTCGTATGATCAAGAATGACGTCACGTCACCATTTTTTTGGAAAAGtcaaaaactgtttttatttttgtcatttctTTTTCAACAAATCTAACAACCAGGTTAggttgcttatttatttttgtattacacaattagtatattttaaaaatatcaatgttaAATTACCAATAAACGGAGGACTTATCAACTGTTAAACAAAATGTTTGAACATTCACTATTTAGAACATTCTTAACTGAAGATCGTATTACGTAAATATCTGGGCACATCAGAGGACGGGATAAACGGCCacaaaaatgattttacatatgcttaaattatgtttataaatcatcatgGAAAAGGTCATAAGTATACATGTATGTACGGGTGATATAGAAACCACTCCTAAAAAGAGGCGACCTAGACGAGGCTAAATGATCAGCgggatacaatttaaaaaaaatcttgatttGCGGATATGAttctttgatttgatttcgaCACAGCGGCCATTTTCTTCATCGCTGACTACGACATTAATTGATTACACAAAGGCACAAAAACCATCAATTTTAGTAGATTGCAATTTGAAACATTCGATTGAAATGTTTTTACCGTTCGATTTTGAAAAAGGTAGTTTCGTTTCGTACAAGTTGATACATGTTgacatgtatttaaaacaatatgctATATCCTATACCTATACAGATAATGTCAGTctcttatttctttttattaaaccGATATTTGTAATATCTTGAAATGTACGTTACCTTTACCTAAGTTGGACACAGAAAGCGATAAAA from Vanessa cardui chromosome 20, ilVanCard2.1, whole genome shotgun sequence encodes:
- the LOC124538615 gene encoding uncharacterized protein LOC124538615 — encoded protein: MQSFSEVRMLFLCLIVLHFIVVTARASVVFEDCGSAYDLQSVNIEGCGLRLPCYVTLGEEIPVNVEFYADFVSRQLDQDVTININFIHARTPVTPEPCETVMCPVQTDAVTSFTSVMSVPTNMALNQRGFLQWRVYNENGMQVLCYYVIVQTQNYFQKVLRRFIDNSDDVYEPGDNDIPYKERLYKISNGTDFYLQRLLRNYYKNKTISN